One Candidatus Acetothermia bacterium genomic region harbors:
- the tuf gene encoding elongation factor Tu yields the protein MAKEQFVRTKPHLNVGTIGHIDHGKTTLTAAITKVLAMRGLAKERSYDEVAKADAKLFRRDETKILTVNVAHVEYETENRHYAHIDCPGHADYIKNMITGAAQMDGAILVVSAADGPMPQTREHVLLARQVNVPAIVVFLNKVDMVDDPELVDLVEMEVRELLSAYEFPGDEIPVIRGSALKALQASSVDDPAIKPILDLVAAVDSYIPLPKREEDKPFLMPIEDIFSIKGRGTVVTGRVERGRLRPGEEVEIVGLTDEVRKTIATSLEMFNKILDEAIAGDNVGVLLRGIEKDEVERGQVLSAPGSITPHTEFLAQVYVLSKEEGGRHTPFFNGYKPQFYFRTTDVTGEIELPQGVEMVMPGDNVDKLKCRLLKHIAMEEGLRFAVREGGRTVGAGVVTKILK from the coding sequence ATGGCAAAGGAACAGTTTGTCCGGACGAAACCGCACCTCAACGTCGGAACCATCGGTCACATCGACCACGGCAAGACGACGCTGACCGCGGCGATCACCAAGGTCCTCGCGATGCGGGGCCTGGCCAAGGAGCGGTCCTACGACGAGGTCGCCAAGGCCGACGCCAAGCTTTTCCGACGGGACGAGACGAAGATCCTCACCGTCAACGTCGCCCACGTCGAGTACGAGACGGAGAACCGTCACTACGCCCACATCGACTGCCCTGGGCATGCCGACTACATCAAGAACATGATCACCGGCGCCGCCCAGATGGACGGGGCGATCCTCGTCGTGTCCGCCGCCGACGGGCCGATGCCCCAGACGCGGGAGCACGTGCTTTTGGCTCGTCAAGTGAACGTGCCGGCGATCGTGGTGTTCCTGAACAAGGTGGACATGGTGGACGACCCAGAACTCGTGGACCTGGTGGAGATGGAGGTGCGCGAGCTCCTCAGCGCGTACGAGTTCCCGGGCGATGAGATCCCGGTGATCCGCGGCTCGGCCCTCAAGGCCCTCCAGGCCTCGTCCGTGGATGACCCGGCGATCAAGCCCATCCTCGATCTCGTGGCGGCGGTGGACAGCTACATCCCGCTGCCCAAGCGCGAGGAAGACAAACCGTTCCTCATGCCGATCGAGGACATCTTCTCCATCAAGGGCCGGGGCACGGTGGTCACCGGCCGTGTCGAGCGCGGGCGGCTGCGGCCGGGGGAAGAGGTGGAGATCGTTGGGCTCACGGACGAGGTCCGCAAGACCATTGCCACCAGCCTCGAGATGTTCAACAAGATCCTGGACGAGGCCATCGCCGGGGACAACGTGGGCGTCCTCCTGCGCGGCATCGAGAAGGACGAGGTGGAGCGAGGCCAGGTGTTGTCCGCGCCGGGCTCGATCACCCCGCACACCGAGTTCCTGGCCCAGGTGTATGTGCTCTCCAAGGAGGAAGGTGGCCGCCATACCCCGTTCTTCAACGGCTACAAGCCCCAGTTCTACTTCCGGACCACCGACGTCACCGGGGAGATCGAGCTTCCCCAGGGCGTGGAGATGGTCATGCCCGGCGACAACGTGGACAAGCTCAAGTGCCGGCTTCTCAAGCACATCGCCATGGAGGAGGGCCTCAGGTTCGCGGTCCGTGAGGGCGGCCGGACCGTGGGGGCCGGGGTGGTGACGAAGATCCTTAAGTGA
- a CDS encoding CBS domain-containing protein: MHRNPPAVRADAPVSEAQRLAEAEGLAILLVVDGDGRLVGFLTRKALGTAPNPALPAGKLATAPTVTLTPDDPLERAVVFLAERYLLLPVVGEGGRLVGVLTRGGLLRGLAQMTGFGEEGTRIHIRPSQPAEVYRALAVLGAKGLPLVAVIRGSEGEVILHVQGVEDRDRLMGELKEALG; the protein is encoded by the coding sequence ATGCACCGTAATCCGCCCGCGGTGCGGGCGGACGCCCCGGTGAGCGAGGCCCAGAGGCTCGCCGAGGCGGAGGGGCTGGCCATTCTCCTGGTGGTGGATGGAGATGGCCGGCTGGTGGGGTTCCTCACCCGCAAGGCGTTGGGCACTGCCCCCAACCCCGCCCTGCCCGCCGGGAAGCTGGCCACCGCCCCTACGGTGACCCTGACCCCCGACGATCCCCTGGAGCGGGCGGTGGTGTTCCTTGCCGAGCGCTACCTGCTCTTGCCGGTGGTGGGGGAGGGAGGACGCCTGGTGGGCGTGCTCACCCGGGGCGGGCTCCTGCGGGGGCTGGCCCAGATGACCGGGTTCGGGGAGGAGGGGACGCGCATCCACATCCGCCCTTCCCAGCCGGCCGAAGTGTACCGGGCCCTCGCCGTCCTGGGCGCCAAGGGGCTCCCGCTGGTGGCGGTGATCCGGGGGAGCGAGGGCGAGGTGATCCTCCACGTGCAGGGGGTGGAGGACCGCGACCGCCTGATGGGGGAGCTCAAGGAAGCGTTGGGATGA
- a CDS encoding secondary thiamine-phosphate synthase enzyme YjbQ — protein MSVIFDWVKVPVQTGAHEEILDITSRVQEAVETMGLQGGAVLLFCPHTTAALTVNEAADPDVRADVGAALAKLVPGVPFRHAEGNSPAHVRAALLGPSLVLPVEEGKLALGTWQGVYFCEFDGPRRRQVWIYALALTARE, from the coding sequence ATGAGCGTGATCTTCGACTGGGTCAAGGTGCCCGTGCAAACGGGGGCCCACGAGGAGATCCTGGACATCACGAGTCGGGTTCAGGAAGCCGTGGAGACGATGGGCCTGCAGGGCGGGGCCGTGCTCCTGTTCTGTCCCCACACGACCGCCGCCCTCACCGTGAACGAGGCTGCCGATCCGGACGTGCGGGCGGACGTAGGGGCGGCGCTAGCCAAGCTCGTGCCGGGCGTCCCGTTTCGTCACGCCGAAGGCAACTCCCCGGCCCACGTGCGGGCGGCCCTCCTCGGGCCGTCCCTGGTGTTGCCGGTGGAGGAAGGGAAGCTGGCCCTGGGCACGTGGCAGGGCGTGTATTTCTGCGAGTTCGACGGTCCGCGGCGGCGCCAGGTTTGGATCTATGCCCTCGCCTTGACGGCGCGGGAATAG